The DNA sequence CACCTTGCGCCTGTGGAGCGCGGCGGCCACGGATGAATTCAATCTCGGTGAGTTCAACGCCGGCGCCTACCCCGAATCGGTGGCGGCCAAGAACGACGCCGAAAAGATCACCATGGTGCTCTATCCCAACGACGCCTCGGAGAGCGGCAAGGAACTGCGCCTGCGCCAGCAGTATTTTCTCGCCTCGGCGAGCCTGCAGGACGTGCTGCAGCAGTGGATCGGCACCGTCGGCATCGACCTCACCGATTTTGCCGAGAAAAACGTCTTCCAGCTCAACGACACCCATCCGGCGGTCTGTGTCCCGGAACTGATGCGCCTGCTCCTCGACGACCATGTCCTGAGCTGGGACGAAGCCTGGGCCATCACCACCCGCACCCTGGCCTACACCAACCACACCCTGCTGCCCGAGGCCCTGGAGAAGTGGCCGGTGCGCATGTTCGAGCGCCTGCTGCCGCGCCTGCTCGACATCATCTACGAGATCAACGCGCGCTTTCTCGCCGAGGTGGCGCAACGCTGGCCGGGCGACAAGGAGCGCATCCGGCGCATGTCCATCATCGAGGAAGGCCCCGAGCCCATGGTGCGCATGGCCTATCTGGCCATCGTCGGCAGCTTTTCGGTCAACGGCGTGGCCGCCCTGCATTCGCGGCTGCTCACCGAGGGGCTGTTCCGCGATTTCTTTGAGATGTGGCCGGAAAAATTCAACAACAAGACCAACGGCGTCACCCCGCGGCGCTGGCTGGCCTATGCCAATCCCGACCTGAGCCGGCTGCTGCGCGAACGCCTCGGCAACGACTGGGTGGATCATCTCGACGAGTTGCGCCGCCTGGAACCCCTCGCCGACGACCCGGCCTTCCGCGAGCAGTGGCTGGCGGTCAAGCGCGCCAACAAGGAACGCCTCGCGGAGTTGGTGGAGGCCCGCTGCGGGGTGCGCTTCGATCCGGATGCCCTGTTCGACGTCCAGGTCAAGCGCATTCACGAGTACAAGCGCCAACTGCTCAACGTGCTGCACGTCATTCACCTCTACGACCGCATCAAGCGCGGCGAGGGGCGGGGACTGGTGCCGCGCTGCGTGCTGATCGGCGGCAAGGCGGCGCCGGGCTACGCCCTGGCCAAGCGCATCATCAAGCTGGTCAACAACGTGGCGCAGGTGGTCAACAACGATCCGGCGGTGGGCGATCTGCTCAAGGTGGTGTTCCTGCCCAACTACGGGGTCACCGCCATGGAAACCATCTGTCCCGGAACGGATCTCTCGGAGCAGATCTCCACGGCGGGCAAGGAGGCCTCGGGCACCGGCAACATGAAGTTCATGATGAACGGCGCGGTGACCATCGGCACCCTCGACGGCGCCAACATCGAAATCCGCGAGGAAGTGGGCGCCGAGAATTTCTTTCTCTTCGGCCTCACCGCCGAGGAGGTGGTCGAAACCCGCAAGCACTACGATCCGGCCGCCATCATCGCCGCGGACAACGACCTCGCGCGCGTCTTGCAACTGCTGGAGAGCGGCCATTTCAACCAGTTCGAGCCACACATCTTCGATCCGATCCTGGCCTCCGTCACCAGCCGCCAGGATCCTTGGCTCACGGCGGCCGATTTCCGCGGCTACCTCGCCGCCCAGCAGCAGGCCAACGATGCCTACCGCGACCGCGAGCGCTGGGCGCGCATGAGCATTCTCAACACCGCGGCGAGCGGCAAGTTTTCCACCGACCGCACCATGCGCGAATACAGCCGCGACATCTGGAAGATCGCCCCCGTGGCGCCGTTTCCGGTGAAATAGGGCCTTTTCGCGACTCAGGGGTTCATGACGATGGGTTTTTGCGTGCCTCGTTCAGGTCGCCAGTGGGCGGCCCTGCTGCTCCTCTTGAGCGCGGGGCCGCTCGCTAATTTGGGACCTGTCGATGTCCCCCTGGTGTTTCTCTTTTTTCCGGGCAACCTCTTCGCCCTGCTGGCCCTGCGCCTGTTCGGCCCCGCCTGGGGCATAGCGG is a window from the Geoalkalibacter sp. genome containing:
- a CDS encoding glycogen/starch/alpha-glucan phosphorylase, producing TLRLWSAAATDEFNLGEFNAGAYPESVAAKNDAEKITMVLYPNDASESGKELRLRQQYFLASASLQDVLQQWIGTVGIDLTDFAEKNVFQLNDTHPAVCVPELMRLLLDDHVLSWDEAWAITTRTLAYTNHTLLPEALEKWPVRMFERLLPRLLDIIYEINARFLAEVAQRWPGDKERIRRMSIIEEGPEPMVRMAYLAIVGSFSVNGVAALHSRLLTEGLFRDFFEMWPEKFNNKTNGVTPRRWLAYANPDLSRLLRERLGNDWVDHLDELRRLEPLADDPAFREQWLAVKRANKERLAELVEARCGVRFDPDALFDVQVKRIHEYKRQLLNVLHVIHLYDRIKRGEGRGLVPRCVLIGGKAAPGYALAKRIIKLVNNVAQVVNNDPAVGDLLKVVFLPNYGVTAMETICPGTDLSEQISTAGKEASGTGNMKFMMNGAVTIGTLDGANIEIREEVGAENFFLFGLTAEEVVETRKHYDPAAIIAADNDLARVLQLLESGHFNQFEPHIFDPILASVTSRQDPWLTAADFRGYLAAQQQANDAYRDRERWARMSILNTAASGKFSTDRTMREYSRDIWKIAPVAPFPVK